A stretch of DNA from Plutella xylostella chromosome 16, ilPluXylo3.1, whole genome shotgun sequence:
ttgacaattacttgaagaaactagacgaaaaacttccgaaggttaaagtagattgcaattctaatgagatgtatactaacttatttaagataatagctgatgagtttgagagtaattttaaaacgaaggaagttttgatagacaataaaattaaattttgtgactgggctacagatggtattcgcaaaagcagggcgacattatatgatctgtatgagatgaaaacattcatactccgccctgactttcaatcttatgtgaagaaatatagcaaaatgtacaaatgtgtctatcactgtgcgaagacaatttttattaataacaagattaaagactcggctaacaaatctaaggccatttggaatataattaataacgaaacggggaagaatcgaacacgcgagactaatttatctttaaaggtaggcaatgacataataacatcaaatgacgaggtggcgagagtctttgaagagttttttacgaacattcctttagagactacttgcaacctagattcttcagctacattagctgaaaccctggcgaaggagaacgcaccttcaaccgataaggaatttaaattcagatatattaatacattaactattataaaaacatttaagtctttaaatatgaagaaaactgaagacttgtggggaatgtcagttaaatttgttctttctattattaataaaatcgccccaattttggctaacatttttaataaatgtatcgctgaaggtgtgttcccagatcttatgaaattgagtaaaattatacctctgttcaagagtggggatatggaggaccctgcaaatttcaggcctgtctcggttcttccagttttgagtaaaatatttgagagggccATACTCaatcagatgcttttgcacttcaatgaagctcgattgtttcatagccaacagtatggttttacaaaaggcaaatcaacaaccgatgccggtactgcgttaattaagcacatatttgacgcctgggaagaccatcacgatgctattggagtcttctgtgatctatcgaaggcgtttgattgtgtagaccatcagactttaatttcgaaactgagatactatggaataggaggaaaggctttagatttgatagtttcatatttagacaagaggcaacaagggtcgatattaacaatactaaatcacagggggctcatgtaaagataggcgtccctcaaggatctattctaggaccatttttattcctcatttatattaatgacttgccttttatggttgaaaaattgactaatatagttttatttgctgatgatacttctttgctttttaaagttaaaagaagtgaaaataattttaatgaaattaattctattctatctgacatacacgattggtttaccgttaataatcttctattgaattctaagaaaacgaaatgtattaaatttacactgccgaatgttagacaatgcgatactaacattattctagatgggaataaattggacctagttaatgatactgtttttcttgggatgactatagattcaaagttacagtggggacctcacattgaaaaattggctggaaggttgagctccgcagcttttgctgtacggaaaattagacaactgaccgacgttgaaaccgccagattagtttactttagttatttccacagcttattgtcgtatggcattttgctttggggtagagccgctgatattgaaactatatttgtattacagaaaagagccatccgctctatatacaaactaggttccagggattcattgagagaactatttaaagaaattaacatccttacagttccatgtcagttcattttttccaatttaatgtatgtacgaaagaatatttcaacttttgatacaattggcagtaatcatgacattaatactaggaacaagcataagctggcttttccagcgatgcgtctggcgaaagttaataaatcgtttttagggtactgtattagattttataataagcttccaacagaagttgctcaaatgccagagaataagtttaagtgttacattaaagagaaactctgtaaaaaagcttattataaaattgatgattacttagaggacgttaatgcatggctgtgataagtagttagctctgctcatattattataataatcattattaagcttataagtacctattgtataccaactagttttaagtcttttttttgaaaagatggctcaggagtttcttgcctccgttcttctccttagacagaaagagcccccccttatccgaacggagagtaatttgtaaaaattgacgttcatcaaaaaaatttatatttgtacgatgaataaaaaattttgactttgactttgacttcgTGTTATATTTTTGGAGTGCTTAAAATTTTAAGGGGTGCAACAGACCAATTTCCTGATTGTACAGTTTGTTATGTAGATGTAGGGAACTCAACTCACCACAAATCTTGGACCCTTCACCCACATCTCTCCTGGTTTGTTTGGCTCTGTTATTTCCTCTTCAGTGTCCGGATCAACCAACTGCCAACATATATGCACAGATATTTACACAAGattgataagtaaataaattggaTAAAAATCGTGTACAGTTATTTACAAGCCCGCGATTGGCAGTCAAAATTAAGAGACTCGCAAAATGTGAGTTttaatagtttaattttaattttgtgctTCTTTTTCTACATATCCTGTCGGTGACAAAAGCAGGACCTAACAAATTAATTGGTTTACCGTGATCCTGATTTTATGCTCACATTTTCAGCACGTTCCACGCATTTCAAAACCTTTAGgtagttataaatatgaaGAGTCTACCTTGACCTGATGCAGGGGAGACGGGGAGCCGCAGTTGCCGAGCGGCCCCTCCGGCTCCAGCTTGAGACAGCCGCCGATGGTCTCCGTCTGCCCGTAGGCCTCCGCCACCACGCCGTTACATACCCTGGCCTGGGAggggtacataattattatacagaaAATCTTCATTTCGTATAGGTACGTTCTATAGGGACCAAAATATTGCTTTAACCTGAGACCCAGCTAGAGACCAAAAATTTCACAAATTTCAGTTTTCAGCGGCTGTAAATTGCTGCTTGGTCTGAACCCTGTCGTGGGTCTCTCCATTATGTCATCATATGAGGTCTCGGGATCTTGTGACATTATCTTATTTGTAGAGGTAACAGAAGGATATTCCGTCAAGCAAGAGTATCCTACAGGATCAAGATCGGAATAGGTGGTGGTTGTCCTTCGATCCCTTGATCTCCAGCGGAGATCAgagagtaggtaagtaggaaAGTAGAGCACTGATATATACTAGAATGTCATTGAAGTAGGGTAGTAGTACCTACTCGTGCGAATAAACTGTTGTGCAACTAACTGACAAAAACCAGTGGTCAGATTAACTAGCATTGGGGTACCCAGCGTGACCCCTGGTTCTTGCAGGCTTGGAGCACAGTTATTTCGCACGAGTAGTACATAAGTTGTGTTGTAAGGTAACGTACCCTGAAAGCCGTGAGTAGTTCGGGCCGCACCTTGCTGCCCGTCAGCGTGACGTGCTGGAAGCAGGACAGGTCGCACGGCGTCCCACTCTTTAGGATCTGGGAGGCCAGCGACGGCGATATCATCGTGGTTGTGGGCTGAGTGGACAAGATGATTACATTAGTGGAAGGTATAATCTGTGCAAAAAATTCAACAAAATACCGGTTACAATGAAGGAAATGGGAAAAGCTGTTAGTGACAAAGTATTGCATAGATAAAATTGTATAGTAAGCAAACATAACGTCTGGTTTAACAGATTCGTCCAACCACCGCGGCGGCGGAGCTGTCAAGATACAAAACTCACATCCTTTAGTTAGTTCCCCACACCTTCTATTTAGTAACCTGCCACCTGCCACAACCTTACACCAGTCTACCTTGTATCTATTAATGATATCGATGACGTGCTCAACAGTGGCAGCGGCTGAGGTCTGCAACTTCACGGCGTGCAGGACTGGGGGCAGGACCGCATTGAACGACCCCGTGATCCATTGAGCCGGAGACAAGTTCAGAATTATCGCCTGCTTGTCTGATTTCTTCACTAGTAACATTTTTCTGTGGACATACACACTCTAATTAACCAGTATTACTTACCTTGTATTTGTTAATGATATCAATGATATGGTCAACAGTGGGGACGGCTGAAGTCTGCAGTTTGATAGCGCCGTGGACGGGGGTGACAGCTTTAAAGAACCCTGAGATCCAGTGAGCGGGCGAAAGGTTGAGAATCACTGGTGGCTTTCCAGTTTTAGTTATGGAATTGTTTCTGTAGAAAATAATAGGCTTTATTTAAACAGCATGCGTGAAATTGATATGCTCCTGAAGTCCTGAATATCATCGCTGCTGCAGGAAGGCAAtgatttgttaaaaaaatatgtttacgctaaaagttataaattagGTTCGACTGCGCATAGAAAACTATAGCTGAAATGGCCAAAATAAGTCGTCAAAACTCACTCACTTGTATATCAGTACGATTTTCAGGATGCTGAGATGGTCGAAGGCTGCATATTTCAGGACACCGGTGGTTCCGCTGGTGCTCATGAGCCATAGAAAGACTTTGTCTGCCTCGAACTTTTCTGGCCTGTGGATAACATGGAATTTACTTAGAAGTACAGTACAGACATTAGGTACAGGGTGTCCAGGAAGGTAAAACGCTTGCAGACAAAGAAACACCGCGTCCTGTCACCACGTCCGCCATGTCAATACTGACATGGCGGACGGCAACAGGATCTCtttcaataagtacttactcctTCCGCGCACTAGTGTCTCGTGTTTGTAAGCAATTTCGATACTCCTCGAACCTAATTAATCTTGTTACATCCAATACGTACTAACAGACAGACACCCTGTAGGTATGCAtgcaaatattgaaaaataaaatgaaagtctgaaacacctaagtttgtatgcatttatttatatacctagttacttcTGGGACTTACTGAAAAGTATCAACGTCTTCATCCTCCTCGCTGTCCAGTACATCCTTCAGGGTGCATTCTCCTTCATCGAAGGTGATGATTCTGGTGTCCAGCCCTAGTTCCTGGATGGCTCTTGACGCATCTTCGTACATGTAGTGATCGATGAACAGAATCTTCGGTTTTGTGAGCTTGAATGATGCTTTCATCTCATCTGTAATGATAATATTTGACGAGAATAAGGTATCTTTCCGTCTTAAAAAAGATATCACGTTTAGATCATAATTGATGACAGTGTTTaccatataattattttgtctaAGTATACCTAGATGTTTTGGCCCAAGTTTCGCAAGTATACCTAGTGATACGGGCTGATCTCTTATCATATCATTCTTATCAATTATCGATCTCTATTGCAAAATTACAAGTAGCAGCAGGTATAAGTGTTTACTATACAATCATTTACTTTGAAGAACCAATccaaaatttacaaatattatgagTACCTAGATAATAATAGGTTCTTGTTGttggataaataaataaacatcatCACAATGACACAGCGTAAGTTCGCTAAATAAATTGATACTTTAGACCTCGACTTACGCGTGTTAACCATTAGCACAGTCCGACGTATAGTTTGCCACGCAGATATCTGACCCaattcaatgtttgtattgGGAGGGCCAAAAGAGGTCAGATATCTTCGTGGTACCTAGTCCTACACACATGCAGGTTCAAAAACTTACCGTTAATtagtaaacctactttatcatcatcatgatcatcatcaccagTTCGTAGTTATCCACAGCTGAACTGATTTGCTCTCAAGGGTATCACAACACTATCTTcggtcttcctcatccagcctcTACCGGCTGCCTGTTTAAGGTCTCCGTCCAGCGGGCTGAAGGGCGTTAAACGCTACGTTTGATCGTGGTCAAAACTACTAATCTACTTAACTAACTTTTAGTACTTAGTAAGTAAGAccatttaagtaagtactaggAAATCGTGCACATGCTACACATCCCAGTGGCCCTAGCGGGTATTGCActtataaaattccacccAGTGTGCACTTGACCTACATAACAGTTACTTTAACTATGTACCTTGAATACCTATCTGCGTATCCGTTAGTAGAAGATGGAGGAATGACAATGTCATGGTATAAGATGTTTCTACATAGATAAGAActacaaacaaatatttacttacctaggtactttaCGTTTAAGCGTCATGTACTTAGTATACAGGGTAATACTATTCAGGGTAGAATGTTATCAATGAAATTCTCGACAAATCACTCACCTTCTTCTTCAAAGCGAGTCGGTGACACACACTCGTCAATAAGTGCTGCGAACGTATTAGAGGCTTCTTTCGCACCCAAACAACTCACCGAACTTATAAGTAGGATCCAACGCAGCGACAGGCATGCCAGTAAGCAGGGCCGCGTACAACGGCACGTGGATGTCCAGATGGTTGGCGCCCCCGAGCGCCGCCACCGCCCCCGGGCGCAGGCGCAGGCGCCGCAGGTAACGGACCAGGCGGATGGTGCGCTTTAGGACCGAGAGGTTGGTCTCTTGTTCGCCTGTTGCCGCGTCGATCTGGAATTTTAGTTGGAGGTTTATGTGATGGGTAATGAAGGTCAAGGTTTGGATGTTGTGATACTTATTATTACTGACTATGAAAGTCTTGTTATTGG
This window harbors:
- the LOC105389051 gene encoding 4-coumarate--CoA ligase 1 isoform X1, which produces MTSDPYYHFGHLLLESLKERPDDICQIDAATGEQETNLSVLKRTIRLVRYLRRLRLRPGAVAALGGANHLDIHVPLYAALLTGMPVAALDPTYKFDEMKASFKLTKPKILFIDHYMYEDASRAIQELGLDTRIITFDEGECTLKDVLDSEEDEDVDTFQPEKFEADKVFLWLMSTSGTTGVLKYAAFDHLSILKIVLIYKKMLLVKKSDKQAIILNLSPAQWITGSFNAVLPPVLHAVKLQTSAAATVEHVIDIINRYKPTTTMISPSLASQILKSGTPCDLSCFQHVTLTGSKVRPELLTAFRARVCNGVVAEAYGQTETIGGCLKLEPEGPLGNCGSPSPLHQVKLVDPDTEEEITEPNKPGEMWVKGPRFVEYYNMPEETAKVFSKDGYIKTGDLLYRDENNYFYYVERIKMLIKYKNYHVVPLELEAVIQKVAGVEAAAVTSVADPECGELPAAVVVRAPGADVTAQQVKDAVANELSDSKRLRGGVVFVDALPYTSTGKVARAKLRELVKTGHRE
- the LOC105389051 gene encoding 4-coumarate--CoA ligase 1 isoform X2; the encoded protein is MTSDPYYHFGHLLLESLKERPDDICQIDAATGEQETNLSVLKRTIRLVRYLRRLRLRPGAVAALGGANHLDIHVPLYAALLTGMPVAALDPTYKFDEMKASFKLTKPKILFIDHYMYEDASRAIQELGLDTRIITFDEGECTLKDVLDSEEDEDVDTFQPEKFEADKVFLWLMSTSGTTGVLKYAAFDHLSILKIVLIYKNNSITKTGKPPVILNLSPAHWISGFFKAVTPVHGAIKLQTSAVPTVDHIIDIINKYKPTTTMISPSLASQILKSGTPCDLSCFQHVTLTGSKVRPELLTAFRARVCNGVVAEAYGQTETIGGCLKLEPEGPLGNCGSPSPLHQVKLVDPDTEEEITEPNKPGEMWVKGPRFVEYYNMPEETAKVFSKDGYIKTGDLLYRDENNYFYYVERIKMLIKYKNYHVVPLELEAVIQKVAGVEAAAVTSVADPECGELPAAVVVRAPGADVTAQQVKDAVANELSDSKRLRGGVVFVDALPYTSTGKVARAKLRELVKTGHRE